ATCGACGGGGAGGTTTGGCACCTCGATGTCGGCTCATCACATCCTGGGGCTGTATCAGGTCCCAAGGGTTTGGCTGTTCGCCAATTAAAGTGGTACGTGAGCTGGGTTCAGAACGTCGTGAGACAGTTCGGTCCCTATCTGCTGTGGGCGTAGGATATTTGAGGGGTTCTGACCCTAGTACGAGAGGACCGGGTTGGACGAATCTCTGGTGTTCCGGTTGTGCCGCCAGGTGCATCGCCGGGTAGCTATATTCGGATCCGATAACCGCTGAAAGCATCTAAGCGGGAAGCGGGCCCCAAGATAAGATATCCCTTGGCTTATGCCACTAAAGAGTCCTGGAAGACTACCAGGTTGATAGGCGGGATGTGGAAGCGCAGCAATGCGTGGAGCTGACCCGTACTAATCACTCGTGAGGCTTGGTGGATTATTTTTCCGCCATCGCCGCAATTCTCTCAATACAATCCGTGCACTTCGATTGCTCGGTACACGCATCTTTTCTACGCACATGGAAATTGTCTCAAAACTTTTGGCGACAATAGGGCGAGGGTCACACCCGTACCCATTCCGAACACGGCAGTTAAGCCTCGCTCCGCCGATGGTACTGCGCTCTCTGGGCGTGGGAGAGTAGGTAATCGCCAAATCCTTCGAAAATCGCCCCGCTGGGAACCCCTTCCCGCGGGGCGATTTTCTGTTTTTACTTCACGTACCGGCGGCACAGCACAGTGACCGCTGCGAGCTATTCGTCCCATCCCCCCGCCTTTCCGCTCTTGCGCCTGATCGACCCTCCGCGCAATCTCGCTCCAGTGACCAACCAACACGGAGCGCGCTCACCCATGGACATTGCCAGTAAACTTCGCACCATCCCCGATTTCCCCAAGCCAGGTATTCAATTCAAAGATATCACGCCCCTGCTGGGCGATCCCGCGGCATTCAACGCGGTCATTTTCGGAATCGCCGAACGCTATCACGCCGCGGGTCTCACGAAGATCGTTGGAATCGAATCGCGTGGATTCATCTTTGGCGCGGCCCTCGCGCATGCGCTTGGACTTGGATTCGTCCCGGTCCGCAAAGCCGGCAAACTCCCCGCCGATGTTTTTACCGAGTCATACGCGCTCGAGTACGGCGAGGCGACCGTCGAACTGCACAAAGACGCGCTCTCCGCCGATGATCGTGTTCTGATCGTCGACGATCTGTTGGCAACCGGCGGGACACTGGAAGCCGCGGCGAAACTTGTCCAGAAATCCGGCGCCCAGATCGCCGGGATGTGGCTTCTCATCGAGCTCGCGTTCCTGAAAGGCCGTGACCGCCTGAAGGACTTCGAAATCCACTGTGAAGTCGTGATCGATGATTAATCGATCTTCCAGAAAGTCCGCGCATTGGCTCGCGGTCATTCTTGTCTTGGCTGTCTGCACGGTCGCGA
This DNA window, taken from bacterium, encodes the following:
- a CDS encoding adenine phosphoribosyltransferase; amino-acid sequence: MDIASKLRTIPDFPKPGIQFKDITPLLGDPAAFNAVIFGIAERYHAAGLTKIVGIESRGFIFGAALAHALGLGFVPVRKAGKLPADVFTESYALEYGEATVELHKDALSADDRVLIVDDLLATGGTLEAAAKLVQKSGAQIAGMWLLIELAFLKGRDRLKDFEIHCEVVIDD